The proteins below are encoded in one region of Sphingobacterium sp. R2:
- a CDS encoding OmpA family protein: MKSTILLLTSAWAVASCTQQVKENTPPPAPQEKTIDEAPTKIDTTTSFDLASIPYSESDIGVFPFFTPPKGYKEMNQPIKKDFDVCYFAVNGVMKPFEGRLYKANITNEQGTQFSQRYFEKSMEDYLASIGAVKVFDGTITREEYDRYNKQDPHKGDEGDIGYADEQIRVYVIKTKDQGNIFIQYTCTNAGAKLNILQENDFKQTIKKITADEITKDLSETGKSIVYITFDTDKSSITTAGIDLVIQIAEALKNDPSLKIAIEGHTDNIGDAAHNKKLSNDRAKAVMDALIAQKIDKSRLSAKGYGADRPLVANDSEDNRSKNRRVELVKIK, from the coding sequence ATGAAAAGCACAATACTTTTATTGACATCAGCATGGGCAGTTGCCTCATGCACCCAACAAGTAAAAGAAAATACCCCGCCGCCAGCTCCACAGGAGAAAACGATTGACGAAGCGCCTACAAAAATTGACACAACAACAAGCTTTGATCTTGCAAGTATCCCGTACTCAGAAAGTGATATCGGTGTGTTCCCGTTTTTTACTCCGCCAAAAGGTTACAAGGAAATGAATCAGCCCATTAAAAAAGACTTTGATGTTTGCTATTTTGCCGTCAATGGAGTTATGAAGCCATTCGAAGGTAGACTCTATAAAGCAAATATAACAAATGAGCAAGGCACTCAATTTTCACAGCGCTATTTTGAAAAAAGCATGGAGGATTATTTAGCCTCTATCGGCGCTGTAAAAGTTTTTGATGGCACCATTACAAGGGAAGAGTATGATCGGTACAATAAACAGGATCCACACAAAGGTGATGAAGGGGACATCGGATATGCTGATGAACAAATCAGAGTTTATGTTATTAAAACTAAAGATCAAGGTAATATATTTATTCAATATACGTGCACCAATGCTGGAGCCAAGCTCAATATTCTTCAAGAGAACGATTTCAAACAAACGATAAAAAAAATTACAGCAGATGAAATCACAAAAGATCTCTCTGAAACAGGTAAATCGATTGTTTATATTACATTCGATACGGATAAATCAAGTATTACTACGGCTGGAATAGATTTGGTCATTCAGATTGCCGAGGCGCTAAAAAATGATCCCTCATTAAAAATAGCAATAGAAGGGCACACTGACAATATTGGTGATGCTGCACACAACAAAAAGCTTTCTAATGATCGTGCAAAAGCTGTGATGGATGCACTCATTGCTCAGAAAATTGATAAATCCCGATTATCAGCAAAGGGCTACGGTGCAGACCGTCCTTTAGTCGCTAACGACTCAGAAGACAACAGGTCTAAAAACAGACGTGTAGAACTTGTCAAAATTAAATAA
- a CDS encoding Crp/Fnr family transcriptional regulator has product MKKSAVSQYVIDKFSHFNLNEEELFELNKILIFKRFRRKEIIFSYGERVTTIALIIEGAVYSSILQPDGSTRITSLHYPSSLGEIIFNFEDYLQDRPSKKDYRVQDDCLLLMLDIPAVKRLYEQFPRFYQLELMIIQPNFVTALKNIEILQSKNAADKIKLLKFHAPEVFKLFPYGHIASYLGIHRNTFNNVISIL; this is encoded by the coding sequence ATGAAAAAATCAGCTGTAAGCCAATATGTTATCGATAAATTTTCTCATTTTAATTTGAATGAGGAGGAACTTTTTGAACTTAACAAGATTTTAATCTTTAAAAGATTTCGTCGAAAAGAAATTATTTTTTCATATGGCGAACGCGTCACTACAATCGCTTTAATTATTGAGGGCGCTGTATATTCAAGTATCCTACAGCCGGATGGTTCCACCCGTATTACCAGTTTGCATTATCCTTCATCTCTGGGAGAAATAATTTTTAATTTTGAAGATTACCTTCAGGATCGACCATCTAAGAAAGATTATCGGGTACAGGATGACTGTTTGCTATTGATGCTGGATATTCCAGCAGTTAAACGTCTGTATGAGCAATTTCCAAGATTTTATCAATTAGAACTAATGATTATTCAACCAAATTTCGTCACCGCCTTGAAAAATATCGAGATTCTACAATCAAAAAATGCAGCAGATAAAATAAAACTACTAAAATTTCATGCGCCCGAAGTATTTAAATTATTTCCTTATGGTCATATCGCATCATATCTTGGAATACATCGAAATACGTTCAACAATGTTATATCAATTTTATAA
- the bla gene encoding class A beta-lactamase, subclass A2, translating to MHTSYLHLLTSKKDIKCYFFIAIFLLCTNLNQLFAQKTTAPLKEKIERIISTKDMRVGVSILANNGQDSISINAEGHYPLQSVFKLHIALAVLSEIDKGKLSLNKKIKVTEKELLPDFWSPLRDEHPKGGDFTIKKLIQYSVSQSDNVACDVLIRLLGEPKTVEDYFKKNHIINNFEINYTEEEMQSKWENMFQNWTTANAASELLMKFYTNGNNLLSQQSYDFIWKTLRETNTGEDRLKGALPKGTVVAHKTGYSGKNSEGITAAFNDIGIVFLPNGKYFIISVFVADSKESNEVNAQMISAISKATWDFYWEK from the coding sequence ATGCATACTTCGTATCTACACCTTTTAACATCTAAAAAGGATATTAAGTGTTATTTTTTTATAGCTATTTTTCTTTTATGTACTAATTTGAATCAGCTTTTTGCGCAGAAAACAACTGCTCCATTAAAAGAGAAAATTGAACGAATAATTTCAACGAAGGATATGAGGGTGGGCGTTTCAATTTTAGCAAATAATGGTCAGGATAGCATTTCAATAAACGCTGAAGGGCATTATCCTTTACAAAGTGTTTTTAAACTGCATATTGCTCTCGCAGTGCTCTCAGAAATAGACAAAGGTAAGTTGTCATTAAACAAAAAGATAAAAGTCACTGAAAAGGAACTTCTCCCTGACTTTTGGAGCCCGCTTAGAGACGAACATCCAAAAGGGGGAGATTTTACAATAAAAAAACTAATTCAATATTCTGTTTCTCAAAGCGATAATGTGGCTTGTGATGTGCTAATTCGCTTGTTAGGCGAACCAAAAACTGTAGAGGACTATTTCAAGAAAAACCATATTATTAATAATTTTGAAATTAACTATACCGAAGAGGAAATGCAGTCTAAATGGGAAAATATGTTTCAAAATTGGACAACAGCTAACGCTGCAAGTGAGCTTTTGATGAAATTCTATACTAATGGAAATAATCTACTATCCCAGCAGAGTTATGATTTTATTTGGAAAACTTTGAGAGAAACAAATACTGGTGAAGACAGACTGAAGGGAGCTTTACCAAAAGGAACGGTAGTAGCGCACAAGACAGGATATTCTGGCAAAAACAGCGAAGGAATTACTGCCGCTTTTAACGATATCGGAATAGTGTTTCTGCCTAATGGTAAGTATTTTATTATCAGTGTTTTTGTGGCGGATTCTAAAGAGAGCAATGAAGTTAATGCACAAATGATTTCAGCTATATCAAAGGCGACTTGGGATTTCTATTGGGAGAAATAA
- a CDS encoding AI-2E family transporter: MENKDPLPQINHRFASRVWIATGIISLIVIALLLSWKANQVFLYTLAGAIIAIYFHGFAGLIARKTKIHPKWSLPLSIILSISFLFGTFFLIGARVTGEVVQFTKEVPSLIEDTKNFIEGNSNIKLIYEKIASSKIVEKASLLFGGFFNSTVGVFGDIYIVLFIGVFFTAAPDQYKTGIVKLLPADMRSQGNNLIEKIVKNLRSWLKGMLFSMFVVFVLTSIGLAILGIDLWLVLALIAGLLSFIPNFGPIISIIPAALVALSNSPSAALWVIVLYCFVQLVESNFITPLVQQELIKTPPALIIISQVFVGIWLGAWGVILATPILVIVMVLVQELYIKKQDQKQSLAKY, from the coding sequence TTGGAAAATAAAGATCCTTTACCACAGATAAACCATCGATTTGCGTCAAGAGTATGGATAGCCACCGGCATCATATCATTGATAGTCATCGCCCTCCTGCTATCTTGGAAAGCCAACCAGGTTTTCTTGTATACTTTAGCTGGTGCCATCATTGCAATATACTTTCATGGATTTGCAGGTTTAATTGCCCGAAAAACAAAAATACACCCAAAATGGTCACTTCCACTATCTATCATTTTGTCGATCAGCTTTTTATTCGGAACTTTTTTTCTAATTGGAGCCCGCGTAACAGGGGAGGTGGTTCAGTTTACCAAAGAAGTTCCTAGTCTAATTGAAGATACTAAAAACTTCATCGAAGGCAATAGTAACATAAAATTGATTTATGAAAAAATAGCTTCTTCTAAAATAGTCGAGAAAGCGTCACTATTATTTGGTGGATTTTTTAATAGTACAGTCGGCGTTTTTGGAGATATCTATATTGTGCTATTTATTGGAGTGTTTTTCACTGCGGCTCCCGACCAATATAAGACTGGAATTGTAAAGCTTCTTCCAGCCGATATGCGTTCTCAAGGCAATAATTTGATAGAAAAAATTGTAAAAAATCTCAGGTCTTGGTTAAAGGGAATGCTATTCTCAATGTTTGTTGTGTTTGTACTTACGAGCATTGGACTTGCTATTTTGGGTATAGATTTGTGGCTAGTATTAGCTCTTATTGCAGGGCTATTAAGTTTCATACCCAACTTTGGTCCGATTATATCTATTATTCCAGCAGCTCTTGTTGCCCTTTCAAATTCCCCATCTGCTGCTTTGTGGGTGATTGTGCTTTATTGTTTTGTTCAGTTGGTAGAAAGCAATTTTATTACACCCTTGGTGCAACAGGAATTGATTAAAACGCCCCCGGCGTTAATTATCATTTCGCAAGTCTTTGTCGGGATCTGGCTTGGAGCGTGGGGTGTTATACTTGCTACACCAATATTGGTCATTGTTATGGTGTTGGTACAAGAACTTTATATTAAAAAGCAGGATCAAAAGCAGTCACTTGCTAAATATTAA
- a CDS encoding ArnT family glycosyltransferase, translating into MDKSTKIIIFIFCLFKLTLHIIADIHSGFQGDELLHIATGNHLAFGYMEFPPVIAVLAFFQNLFHVQSIFVHHIFSHLAMLLIVIYLGKIVFELGGGSVATAITLSCLLISPGLGGSQQSFQPVVFSQFFWLISFYQLVRFVKYKDRRYLWYLTVFISVAFLTKYDALFFLVGSLGLLLFRNIRKALIAAKYWQFIVVALLILLPNMVWQYVHDFPALHMFDRLYLTQLDDLTFTEVVSGLFLDINPITSIMLLPTFIFILGGQKMKHHYRPLATSILFSVLFLAYSKGKAYYFFPIVLTLLPFVGVFFERIIMPQRRWLLYPLGFILLLGSMLIPFGLPIYSYVHYIDTIHKYLPKNVKNGKEVLPMQEYITKQKWESTMQELRSVYDSLPANEQSNCLIWGKHYSQAGAIELMKSTYRLPNAFCYHGSFYSWAPFGQMPKTVIAICYNDTSEEFFYPFFEEIIPVKKLYSPYASNEGWVLQTIYICKKPKQNFDKLKDLFATRIFE; encoded by the coding sequence ATGGATAAAAGCACAAAAATTATTATCTTTATTTTCTGTCTCTTCAAACTGACACTTCATATCATTGCGGATATACATTCAGGATTTCAGGGAGATGAGCTACTGCATATAGCAACCGGAAACCATCTCGCATTTGGTTACATGGAATTTCCTCCAGTTATAGCGGTTTTGGCATTTTTCCAAAACTTATTTCACGTCCAATCGATCTTTGTTCATCATATTTTTTCGCATTTGGCTATGCTTCTCATCGTGATTTATCTCGGTAAAATAGTTTTCGAACTTGGAGGGGGGAGCGTGGCGACTGCTATAACCTTATCGTGCTTATTGATATCACCTGGCCTTGGTGGATCACAGCAATCTTTTCAGCCGGTTGTATTTAGCCAATTTTTTTGGTTGATTTCATTTTATCAGTTGGTAAGGTTCGTAAAATATAAAGACAGAAGATATCTTTGGTATTTAACGGTGTTTATTTCTGTTGCCTTTCTAACAAAATATGATGCGCTATTTTTTTTAGTTGGCAGTTTGGGACTGCTATTATTTAGGAATATTCGAAAAGCTTTAATCGCAGCTAAATACTGGCAATTTATTGTCGTTGCTCTTCTCATACTTTTACCAAATATGGTATGGCAATACGTACATGACTTTCCAGCTTTGCATATGTTTGATAGACTTTACCTGACGCAATTGGATGATCTTACTTTCACTGAAGTAGTATCTGGTCTCTTTTTAGATATCAACCCGATTACATCTATCATGCTACTTCCTACATTTATTTTCATTTTAGGAGGTCAAAAAATGAAACATCATTACCGGCCCTTAGCGACTTCAATTTTATTTTCTGTTCTATTTTTAGCGTATTCTAAAGGCAAAGCCTATTACTTTTTCCCGATTGTTCTAACATTATTGCCATTTGTGGGTGTTTTTTTTGAGCGTATCATTATGCCCCAAAGAAGGTGGTTGTTATATCCATTAGGTTTTATTCTATTATTAGGAAGTATGTTGATTCCTTTTGGTCTACCCATTTATTCTTATGTCCACTATATAGATACTATTCACAAATACCTTCCTAAAAACGTGAAAAATGGCAAGGAGGTTCTTCCTATGCAAGAATACATTACAAAGCAAAAGTGGGAAAGTACTATGCAGGAGTTACGATCCGTTTATGACAGTTTGCCTGCAAATGAACAGTCGAACTGTCTCATTTGGGGTAAACATTATTCTCAGGCTGGCGCTATCGAGCTGATGAAGAGTACATACAGGCTTCCGAATGCCTTTTGCTACCACGGTAGTTTCTACAGTTGGGCACCATTTGGACAAATGCCAAAAACTGTAATAGCCATTTGTTACAACGATACCAGCGAAGAGTTTTTTTATCCTTTTTTTGAAGAAATCATTCCTGTGAAAAAGTTATATAGTCCATATGCCAGTAACGAAGGATGGGTGCTACAGACGATTTATATCTGCAAAAAACCTAAACAAAACTTTGACAAATTGAAAGATCTTTTTGCCACGAGAATATTTGAATAA
- a CDS encoding response regulator, with the protein MTENSIGIAVADDSPIHRKLISIILKRDPRFHLLGVFNNGSDLILATDQMDLKPSVYFLDILMPIKNGAQTTILLKELNPNALIFGYSSLFSSPMVDQMYNNGAKKVYQKGEESLQLIFDEIYKFCILEFAE; encoded by the coding sequence ATGACTGAAAACAGTATTGGTATCGCAGTGGCAGATGATTCGCCAATTCATAGAAAGCTCATTTCTATTATTTTAAAAAGGGATCCACGTTTCCATCTTCTTGGCGTTTTTAATAACGGGAGCGATTTAATTTTGGCAACCGATCAAATGGATCTCAAACCAAGTGTATATTTTCTTGACATTTTGATGCCTATTAAGAACGGAGCTCAAACTACTATTCTGCTGAAAGAGCTGAATCCGAATGCTTTAATTTTTGGATACAGTAGCCTGTTTAGCAGCCCAATGGTGGACCAGATGTATAATAATGGTGCGAAGAAGGTATACCAAAAAGGGGAAGAATCTCTTCAGCTAATTTTCGATGAAATATACAAATTCTGTATCTTAGAGTTTGCAGAATGA